From the Tripterygium wilfordii isolate XIE 37 chromosome 6, ASM1340144v1, whole genome shotgun sequence genome, one window contains:
- the LOC120000683 gene encoding uncharacterized protein LOC120000683, with protein sequence MATELGAITTVVGAISSTGTVGSASNSLDDPLIVITVDYAVNKLVSLVLTGDDTCHTWSRTIFMALEARNKQSLVDGTLSDIAVRDSRHTEWKRCNSLVVTWLLNCVSNDIAASLSSSVTARALWYYHTYHSSNDTRIYESDTRQGSSSVIDYYTKQKSYSDELLYYNVILACNCGVRAALELYQQKEHTMLFLMGLNESFSNVRSQVLSMGPLPSINKVLSMVLHVERQLTVTQPTHTTLAPLYSSTMAVNLGRTTEIGKGSTFSTSRQRENLSWNYCRKQGHTIDKCYKLNGYPPGLPKR encoded by the exons aTGGCTACTGAACTTGGTGCTATCACCACTGTCGTTGGGGCCATTTCTTCTACTGGAACCGTTGGGTCTGCTAGCAACTCTCTTGATGATCCACTTATTGTGATCACGGTAGACTATGCTGTCAACAAACTGGTCTCTCTTGTCCTCACAGGAGATGACACTTGTCATACTTGGAGTCGTACTATCTTTATGGCTCTTGAAGCACGCAACAAGCAAAGCCTGGTTGATGGCACACTCTCTGATATTGCAGTGAGAGATTCACGTCACACTGAGTGGAAGCGTTGCAATAGTCTTGTGGTGACTTGGTTGCTGAATTGTGTATCCAATGACATTGCAGCTAGTTTGTCTAGTTCGGTGACTGCTCGAGCCTTATG gtattatcatacctatcattcGTCCAATGACACTCGCATCTATGAGAGTGATACCCGACAAGGGAGCTCAAGTGTGATTGATTATTACACTAAACAAAAGAGTTACAGTGATGAACTTCTCTATTATAATGTCATTCTAGCTTGCAATTGTGGGGTCCGTGCAGCACTAGAGCTGTACCAACAAAAGGAGCATACTATGTTATTCTTGATGGGATTAAATGAGTCTTTCTCCAATGTGAGGAGTCAAGTGTTGTCCATGGGTCCTTTGCCCTCCATCAACAAAGTACTTTCGATGGTACTCCATGTCGAGAGACAACTCACTGTCACTCAACCCACTCATACCACTCTAGCTCCTCTTTACTCTTCGACCATGGCAGTTAACTTGGGTAGGACAACTGAAATTGGCAAAGGTTCCACCTTTAGTACATCTAGACAGCGTGAAAATTTATCCTGGAATTACTGTCGCAAGCAAGGTCATACCATTGACAAGTGTTATAAATTGAATGGGTATCCTCCTGGTCTTCCAAAGCGTTAG
- the LOC120000436 gene encoding E3 ubiquitin-protein ligase RFI2-like yields the protein MGLGGDDDVIVDDGDGGACGAGEGGGGKSFGSVSCSICLEAVTDNGDRSWAKLQCGHKFHLDCIGSAFNIKGAMQCPNCRKIEKGQWLYANGSRTVPEFSMDDWMHDEDLYDLGYSEMSFGVHWCPFGSLTRFPSSFEEAEFSSTAYHDLLGQQAIYAEHTAVSSATHPCPYIAYLGPIHPSSSNSSSSVSDGSNFTNHWNGLPVPSEMPTSYAFPSMDLHYHSWEHHSPPFASSGSRINGADPPSITPVTQRSARIGSDLPRPGSFMHPFIVGHSSTARAGSSVASSMAPHYQGSNARARDRVHALQVYYQQQQPGNSSGIRTPIISGTRRSSSHRGLSQLGPVASSSDQSSSGFYFIPGSGRNFHEAENPVQGRFHVWERDRLPSFPQNQVDRDPSFREFYQAVVGPEPGIRSGSLRQRHGRERSSSQNRS from the exons ATGGGGCTTGGCGGAGACGAtgatgtgattgttgatgatggTGACGGTGGGGCTTGTGGAGCCGGCGAAGGAGGTGGTGGCAAGAGTTTTGGGTCGGTCTCTTGCTCGATTTGCCTTGAGGCGGTCACCGACAATGGGGACCGATCATGGGCTAAGCTTCAATGCGGTCACAAATTCCATCTGG ATTGCATTGGTTCAGCCTTCAATATAAAAGGTGCAATGCAATGCCCTAATTGTCGCAAAATTGAGAAAGGCCAGTGGCTTTATGCAAATGGTAGTCGTACTGTTCCTGAATTTAGCATGGATGACTGGATGCATGATGAGGACCTTTATGATCTAGGCTACTCTGAAATG tCTTTTGGAGTTCACTGGTGTCCATTTGGCAGCTTAACGCGGTTTCCTTCATCTTTTGA GGAAGCAGAATTTTCTTCAACTGCAT ATCATGATCTACTGGGACAACAAGCTATTTATGCTGAACATACTGCTGTTTCCTCTGCTACTCATCCATGCCCATACATTGCTTATTTGGGACCCATTCACCCCTCCTCTTCAAACTCCAGTAGTAGCGTTTCGGATGGTTCTAATTTCACCAATCACTGGAATGGCCTACCAGTACCTAGCGAGATGCCAACTTCTTATGCTTTCCCTTCCATGGATCTCCATTATCACAGTTGGGAGCACCATTCTCCTCCATTTGCTTCATCTGGCAGTCGTATCAATGGTGCTGATCCGCCTTCAATTACACCTGTTACTCAAAGATCGGCCAGAATAGGATCTGATCTACCAAGACCGGGGTCTTTTATGCATCCCTTCATTGTTGGTCACAG TTCTACTGCTAGAGCTGGAAGCTCTGTTGCGTCCTCAATGGCTCCACATTACCAAGGGAGCAATGCCCGAGCCCGTGATAGAGTGCATGCTCTCCAGGTGTACTATCAACAGCAACAACCTGGAAATTCCTCAGGCATTCGCACACCAATAATTTCTGGAACTCGTAGATCAAGCAGTCACAGAGGCTTATCTCAATTAGGGCCAGTAGCCTCATCATCCGATCAAAGTAGCAGTGGCTTCTATTTCATCCCTGGATCAGGTCGGAACTTCCATGAAGCAGAAAATCCTGTACAAGGACGTTTTCACGTGTGGGAAAGAGATCGCTTGCCTTCATTCCCACAAAATCAGGTCGACAGAGATCCAAGTTTTCGTGAATTCTATCAAGCTGTTGTTGGACCAGAACCTGGCATCAGGTCTGGTAGCCTCCGCCAGAGGCATGGCCGTGAAAGATCATCATCCCAAAATCGATCGTAG
- the LOC119999748 gene encoding F-actin-capping protein subunit alpha-like, whose product MAEEVELSDEQKKDIAKWFLLNSPAGEIQYVAKDLRTVLNDDGVYNEAALDAFPVYNKTHMICLEMPGRIGDVLVTSYGELAGNEFLDPRTAQVAIIDHVKQVCTEVRPASDEELPSPYIEEFRGALDAEILKYAGEAYPKGVCSVFCTDGKDAEGPGSNFELVVVISATKLSPQNFCNGSWLSVWKIEFKDDIQVLELTGKLQVGAHYFEEGNVQLDAKHECKDSTIFQSPDDCAVSIANIIRHHETEYLGSLEASYLNLPDTTFKDLRRKLPVTRTLFPWHNTLQFSLTRDIQKELGIGK is encoded by the exons ATGGCCGAAGAAGTAGAACTCAGCGATGAACAGAAGAAAGACATCGCTAAATGGTTCCTCCTCAACTCTCCCGCCGGCGAAATCCAATATGTCGCGAAAG ATTTAAGAACAGTATTGAACGATGATGGTGTATATAACGAAGCTGCTCTGGACGCATTTCCTGTCTATAATAAAACTCACATGATTTGCCTCGAAATGCCCGGCAGAATCGGAGAT GTGCTAGTGACATCATATGGAGAGCTTGCTGGGAATGAGTTTCTCGATCCTAGGACTGCCCAGGTTGCTATTATTGACCATGTTAAACAA GTTTGTACAGAGGTAAGGCCTGCGAGTGATGAGGAACTTCCATCACCCTATATTGAGGAATTCCG AGGGGCTTTGGACGCTGAAATACTCAAATACGCTGGTGAGGCTTATCCTAAAGGTGTTTGTTCAGTCTTTTGTACTGATGGGAAGGATGCAGAGGGTCCAGGATCCAATTTTGAGCTTGTTGTAGTGATTTCTGCTACTAAACTTAGTCCACAGAATTTCTG CAATGGGAGTTGGCTCTCGGTGTGGAAAATAGAGTTCAAGGATGACATACAAGTATTGGAACTGACAGGAAAATTGCAG GTGGGTGCCCATTATTTTGAAGAAGGAAATGTGCAGTTAGACGCGAAACATGAATGCAAAGATTCTACGATCTTTCAG TCTCCTGACGATTGTGCAGTTTCTATTGCCAACATTATTCGCCACCATGAGACAGAGTACTTAGGATCTCTTGAG GCATCATATTTGAATTTGCCGGACACAACTTTTAAG GATCTTCGGAGAAAACTTCCAGTTACTCGTACCCTATTCCCATGGCACAACACTTTACAATTTAGTCTAACGAGAGACATCCAAAAGGAACTTGGAATAGGGAAGTAA
- the LOC119999248 gene encoding tafazzin, translated as MAVGAVQRIERGDLWKSRALMLQIRLRERLRVAVDRHCHRPTIFASDGYFSSTVQRWLRRFRDFRRDSLPSSAVFYRKRVSKDFIAEEDSVILRMLQAVAVPVLGNMCHVFMHGLNRVQVFGIEKLHDALLHRPKNKPLITVSNHVASVDDPFVIASLLPPRVLLDAQSLRWTLCATDRCFKNPVTSAFFRSARVLPVARGDGIYQKGMDMAISKLNSGGWVHIFPEGSRSRDGGKTMGSSKRGVGRLVLDADNLPMVIPFVHTGMQEVMPIGASFPRIGKTVTVVVGDPIHFDDLLNAEGVQYLPREKLYDAVASRVGIRLHELKAQVEKLAIEHSITLASTERADAILQQVDWDSFGIGSLVSAEDGASMQGFQVQKNVNYTPPQQPQAPEKTFRTVSSFESGVMSRMRRYIDPTELMGFAARGLFVNSRPKERPVRVIEVRPLRTWKQFSEANLLQQWNSC; from the exons ATGGCTGTTGGTGCCGTGCAGAGGATCGAGCGTGGTGATCTATGGAAGAGCAGGGCTCTGATGTTGCAAATCCGTCTCAGAGAACGTCTTAGGGTGGCTGTAGATCGCCACTGTCACCGTCCGACGATTTTCGCCTCGGATGGTTACTTCTCCTCCACGGTGCAACGCTGGCTGAGGCGGTTCCGAGATTTCCGTCGAGATTCCTTGCCTTCCTCCGCCGTTTTCTATCGGAAAAGAG TCAGTAAGGACTTTATTGCTGAAGAAGATTCTGTCATTCTTCGCATGCTTCAAGCTGTGGCAGTTCCTGTACTTGGGAATATGTGCCATGTGTTTATGCATGGTCTTAATCGTGTTCAG GTATTTGGAATAGAGAAATTACATGATGCACTCTTACATAGACCCAAGAACAAGCCTCTCATAACG GTAAGCAATCATGTTGCTTCTGTTGATGATCCGTTTGTTATTGCTTCCCTGCTGCCTCCAAGGGTTCTTTTGGATGCTCAAAGCCTGAGGTGGACACTCTGTGCTACTGATCGATGTTTCAAAAATCCTGTAACCTCAGCGTTCTTTCGATCTGCCAGAGTTTTACCAGTAGCTCGCGGTGATGGAATTTATCAGAAG GGGATGGACATGGCGATCTCAAAATTGAACAGTGGTGGATGGGTTCACATTTTCCCAGAGGGCAGTCGCTCTCGTGATGGTGGAAAAACAATGGGGTCGTCCAAAAGAGGTGTAGGGAG GTTGGTCCTGGATGCTGACAATTTACCCATGGTGATTCCATTTGTGCACACTGGGATGCAGGAGGTCATGCCTATAGGAGCCAGCTTTCCAAGGATTGGGAAGACG GTTACAGTGGTTGTTGGTGATCCCATCCATTTTGATGATTTGCTCAATGCCGAAGGCGTTCAATACTTACCGAGAGAAAAATTGTACGATGCTGTTGCTTCAAGAGTTGGCATTAGATTGCATGAGTTGAAGGCTCAGGTTGAAAAATTAGCTATTGAACATTCAATCACATTAGCGAGCACAGAACGGGCAGATGCTATTTTGCAGCAGGTTGATTGGGATTCTTTTGGCATAGGAAGCCTTGTCTCTGCCGAAGATGGTGCATCAATGCAGGGATTCCAGGTCcaaaaaaacgtgaattacACTCCCCCACAGCAGCCTCAGGCTCCAGAAAAAACTTTTCGAACGGTATCCTCGTTTGAAAGTGGAGTCATGTCGAGAATGAGAAGGTACATAGACCCAACTGAGCTGATGGGTTTTGCAGCCAGAGGCTTATTTGTTAACAGCAGACCAAAGGAAAGACCTGTGCGTGTCATAGAGGTCAGGCCTTTAAGGACCTGGAAACAATTTTCAGAAGCTAACTTATTACAGCAGTGGAACTCCTGCTAG
- the LOC119999300 gene encoding uncharacterized protein LOC119999300, which translates to MTDAWTNRKRRSIMNLCVHRREGIPFISSREDSDASHTGTYIFDYVDKCIEDVGPEKVVQVVTGNASNNMAAASLMEKKRPSCAAYTVNLMLEAIDKLPRFKNAIDKTRALTIFIYAHHPTLSMMRKMTKKCDIVRLGVTRFATNYLCCKAWWRRRSN; encoded by the coding sequence ATGACTGATGCTTGGACTAATCGTAAAAGAAGGAGTATTATGAATTTGTGTGTTCATCGTAGAGAAGGGATCCCTTTCATTTCCTCAAGGGAGGATTCCGATGCATCCCATACGGGAACCTACATATTTGACTATGTCGACAAATGCATTGAAGATGTAGGACCAGAAAAGGTGGTGCAAGTTGTGACGGGTAACGCTTCTAATAACATGGCAGCTGCAAGTTTGATGGAAAAGAAGAGACCTTCTTGTGCCGCATATACGGTGAATCTTATGCTTGAGGCAATTGATAAACTTCCAAGGTTCAAGAATGCAATTGATAAGACAAGGGCTTTAACCATATTCATATATGCACATCACCCAACCCTAAGCATGATGAGAAAGATGACAAAGAAGTGTGACATAGTACGGCTGGGTGTTACACGCTTTGCTACTAATTACCTTTGTTGCAAAGCTtggtggagaagaagaagcaacTAA